From Minwuia thermotolerans, the proteins below share one genomic window:
- the flgA gene encoding flagellar basal body P-ring formation chaperone FlgA has translation MSRTIAALIAAVLMTVAAAAAAATDIIDATMKHGIVVDRPTILLSDVLEGADAREDVVIARAPMPGDKVALNPLAVARIAGRHRIRWMPPANLHRIMVRRASQIVDAGQVLTEIELALMDAAPQADLEIELAGRRPTLHVATDADPSVQVESMDYDRRTGRFTAIVAAPADDPSAQRHKIHGRAWPMTEVPVLSRAIRPGDEIMPQDVGWQRVREDRVRRQNVVDIAELVGMSPKRSIPANRMVRVSDLRRPVMVAKGDIVTMVFLTNGLTLTASGRAIEDGGRNAVVRVMNERSRMIVEGRVTAPGRVSVGEAAHRLSQLQD, from the coding sequence ATGAGCCGCACCATCGCCGCCCTGATCGCCGCCGTCCTGATGACCGTCGCCGCCGCGGCCGCCGCCGCGACCGACATCATCGACGCGACCATGAAACACGGCATCGTCGTCGATCGGCCCACCATCCTGCTTTCCGATGTGCTGGAAGGCGCCGACGCCCGCGAGGACGTCGTCATCGCCCGCGCGCCGATGCCCGGCGACAAGGTGGCGCTCAACCCGCTCGCCGTCGCCCGCATCGCCGGCCGCCATCGCATCCGCTGGATGCCGCCGGCGAACCTGCACCGCATCATGGTCCGCCGGGCCAGCCAGATCGTCGACGCCGGCCAGGTGCTGACAGAAATCGAGCTGGCGCTGATGGACGCCGCGCCCCAGGCCGATCTCGAGATCGAACTGGCCGGCCGCCGCCCCACTCTGCACGTCGCCACCGACGCCGACCCCAGCGTTCAGGTGGAAAGCATGGACTATGACCGCCGCACGGGCCGCTTCACCGCCATCGTCGCCGCCCCGGCCGACGACCCGTCCGCCCAGCGCCACAAGATCCACGGCCGCGCCTGGCCGATGACGGAGGTGCCGGTCCTGTCCCGCGCGATCCGGCCGGGCGACGAGATCATGCCCCAGGACGTCGGCTGGCAGCGGGTCCGCGAGGACCGCGTGCGCCGCCAGAACGTGGTCGACATCGCCGAGCTCGTCGGCATGAGCCCGAAGCGTTCGATCCCTGCGAACCGCATGGTCCGCGTCAGCGACCTGCGCCGCCCGGTGATGGTCGCCAAGGGCGATATCGTCACCATGGTCTTCCTGACCAACGGTCTGACGCTGACCGCCTCGGGCCGCGCCATCGAGGATGGCGGCCGCAATGCGGTGGTCCGTGTGATGAACGAACGCAGCCGCATGATCGTCGAAGGCCGCGTCACGGCGCCCGGAAGGGTGTCCGTCGGCGAGGCCGCCCACCGCCTGTCGCAGTTGCAGGACTGA
- a CDS encoding crotonase/enoyl-CoA hydratase family protein, whose amino-acid sequence MAEDTFETVRYDREGRIARITLDRPDRLNAIGSGMPGEIAAAVARANADDEIHAIVVQGAGRAFCAGYDLKEYAEAEGENPGVQSMPWDPMIDYKWMRDCTEKFMTLWRSDKPTIAKVHGYAVAGGSDIALSCDFVVMAENAQIGYPPARVWGCPTTAMWVYRLGPEMAKRMLLTGDLIDGAEAKRIGLVLDAVPEAGLEDRVQTLAQRMAGVPKNQLMMQKMMINQAIDIMGLRHTQMFATLFDGITRHSPEGMWFKDLAEREGFHTAVAHRDSGQAIPEGRELKAGR is encoded by the coding sequence ATGGCTGAAGACACTTTCGAGACGGTCCGCTACGACAGGGAAGGCCGCATCGCGCGGATCACGCTCGACCGGCCGGACCGGCTGAACGCCATCGGCAGCGGCATGCCGGGCGAGATCGCCGCCGCGGTGGCGCGCGCGAATGCCGACGACGAGATCCACGCGATTGTCGTTCAGGGCGCCGGCCGGGCCTTCTGCGCGGGCTACGACCTCAAGGAATACGCAGAAGCCGAGGGCGAGAACCCCGGCGTCCAGTCCATGCCGTGGGATCCGATGATCGACTACAAGTGGATGCGGGATTGCACGGAGAAGTTCATGACGCTCTGGCGCAGCGACAAGCCGACCATCGCCAAGGTGCACGGCTACGCCGTCGCCGGCGGCAGCGACATCGCTCTCTCCTGCGATTTCGTCGTCATGGCCGAGAATGCGCAGATCGGCTATCCGCCCGCCCGGGTCTGGGGCTGCCCCACGACGGCGATGTGGGTCTACCGCCTCGGCCCGGAGATGGCGAAGCGCATGCTGCTCACCGGCGACCTGATCGACGGCGCCGAGGCGAAACGGATCGGCCTGGTGCTCGACGCCGTGCCGGAAGCGGGGCTGGAGGACCGGGTCCAGACGCTGGCGCAACGCATGGCCGGCGTGCCGAAGAACCAGCTCATGATGCAGAAGATGATGATCAACCAGGCCATCGACATCATGGGCCTGCGCCATACCCAGATGTTCGCCACGCTGTTCGACGGCATCACACGCCATTCGCCCGAGGGCATGTGGTTCAAGGACCTCGCCGAGCGCGAGGGTTTCCACACCGCGGTCGCCCATCGTGACAGCGGTCAGGCCATTCCGGAAGGCCGCGAACTGAAAGCCGGACGATGA
- the trmD gene encoding tRNA (guanosine(37)-N1)-methyltransferase TrmD, producing the protein MSGPAFGATVLTLYPEVFPGPLGVALAGKALEAGIWTLKTVDIRGFAHDKHRSVDDAPFGGGAGMVMRPDVLAAAIDASHAAGGPLIYFSPRGRRLDQDLVGTVRDAGSATLICGRFEGVDQRVLDARGVMEVSLGDFVLSGGEYAALALMDAVVRLLPGVAGNADSLAEESFADGLLEYPHYTRPRNWEGMTPPGILLSGDHARIRAWRKAESERLTRERRPDLWRRYTNEEG; encoded by the coding sequence ATGAGCGGGCCCGCTTTCGGCGCGACGGTGCTGACGCTCTATCCGGAAGTCTTTCCCGGGCCACTGGGCGTCGCACTGGCCGGAAAAGCGCTGGAAGCGGGGATCTGGACGCTGAAAACAGTGGACATCCGGGGCTTCGCTCATGATAAACACCGCTCCGTCGACGACGCGCCGTTCGGGGGCGGCGCCGGTATGGTCATGCGCCCCGATGTGCTGGCGGCCGCGATCGACGCCAGCCACGCGGCCGGCGGTCCGCTGATCTACTTCAGCCCGCGCGGGCGGAGGCTGGATCAGGACCTGGTCGGGACGGTCAGGGACGCCGGGTCGGCAACGCTGATCTGCGGCCGGTTCGAGGGCGTCGATCAGCGCGTGCTGGACGCCCGCGGCGTGATGGAAGTCAGCCTCGGCGACTTCGTGTTGTCGGGCGGCGAGTATGCGGCGCTGGCGCTGATGGATGCGGTGGTGCGGCTGTTGCCCGGTGTGGCGGGCAATGCCGACAGCCTTGCGGAAGAGAGCTTCGCGGACGGGCTTCTCGAATATCCGCACTACACCCGTCCGCGGAATTGGGAGGGAATGACCCCTCCCGGGATATTGTTGAGCGGCGACCACGCCCGCATCCGCGCCTGGCGGAAAGCCGAATCGGAACGGCTGACCCGGGAACGGAGACCGGACCTCTGGCGACGTTACACGAACGAAGAAGGTTGA
- a CDS encoding rod-binding protein has product MAGFEQLNAARNIVPAAPEAPQSAAQRKARETAEDFEAVFISQMLAHMKMGVDPDGAFAGGKGEEAFQSVMNEKYGEAVAEMGGIGIADAIYREILKLQESTE; this is encoded by the coding sequence ATGGCCGGTTTCGAACAGCTCAACGCCGCCCGCAACATCGTCCCGGCCGCACCCGAGGCGCCGCAGAGCGCGGCGCAGAGAAAAGCCAGGGAAACCGCCGAGGACTTCGAGGCGGTGTTCATCTCCCAGATGCTGGCGCACATGAAGATGGGCGTCGATCCCGACGGCGCCTTCGCGGGCGGCAAGGGCGAGGAAGCCTTCCAGTCTGTGATGAACGAGAAATATGGCGAGGCCGTCGCCGAGATGGGCGGAATCGGCATCGCCGACGCCATCTACCGCGAGATCCTGAAACTGCAGGAGAGCACGGAATGA
- a CDS encoding MarR family winged helix-turn-helix transcriptional regulator encodes MNSANRPNARIRRELIAAARSTVATDLGWQSRQFTRRIAARLDEALAPTGVNSVQFSLMCLVASSPDDTIAGLARAADLDASTLSRNLAHLQRAELVEIVMVEKDRRRRSVWLSETGLRVLERGMPVWREVHEWLLAKLDRDLPEAIASALGSLPPVRAETESVLRPGREKDA; translated from the coding sequence ATGAACAGCGCGAATCGCCCGAATGCCCGGATCCGCCGCGAGCTGATTGCCGCCGCCCGCAGCACCGTCGCCACCGATCTCGGCTGGCAGAGCCGGCAATTCACGCGCCGTATCGCCGCGCGCCTCGACGAGGCGCTCGCGCCAACCGGCGTCAATTCCGTACAATTCAGCCTGATGTGCCTGGTGGCGTCGTCCCCTGACGACACCATCGCCGGGCTGGCGAGGGCTGCCGACCTCGACGCCTCGACCCTGTCGCGCAATCTTGCGCATCTTCAGCGCGCCGAACTGGTGGAAATCGTGATGGTGGAAAAGGACCGTCGCCGGCGGTCGGTCTGGCTGAGCGAAACCGGTCTACGAGTGCTGGAACGGGGCATGCCTGTCTGGCGCGAGGTCCATGAATGGCTGCTCGCGAAACTGGACCGCGATCTGCCCGAAGCCATCGCGTCGGCACTCGGCTCGCTGCCGCCGGTACGCGCCGAAACGGAAAGCGTCCTCCGCCCGGGCCGGGAGAAGGACGCCTGA
- a CDS encoding flagellar assembly protein FliX — protein sequence MKIDTQSLKSAQPANRTRRREQRADGGTFAVGESPQASAPAMLTGLGGPSALGAVLLAQEDDTPERRRRQEIRRADDLLDRLDEIRISLLSGSLTRRTLENLASALSARRSDSDDPGLKETLDAIDLRVAVELAKYHN from the coding sequence ATGAAGATCGATACCCAGAGCCTGAAGAGCGCCCAGCCGGCGAACCGGACCCGGCGGCGCGAACAGCGGGCCGACGGCGGGACCTTCGCGGTCGGCGAATCTCCCCAGGCCAGCGCGCCGGCGATGTTGACCGGACTGGGCGGCCCGTCGGCGCTTGGCGCGGTGCTGCTGGCGCAGGAGGACGATACGCCAGAGCGTCGCCGCCGCCAGGAAATTCGCCGCGCAGACGACCTCCTCGACCGGCTGGACGAAATTCGCATCTCCCTGCTCTCGGGAAGCCTGACGCGTCGGACGCTGGAGAACCTCGCGAGCGCGTTGTCGGCCCGCAGGAGCGACAGCGACGATCCGGGACTCAAGGAAACCCTTGACGCGATCGATCTTCGCGTCGCGGTCGAACTGGCCAAATATCACAATTAG
- the rimM gene encoding ribosome maturation factor RimM (Essential for efficient processing of 16S rRNA): MPAGKVAVAVVTGAHGVKGRVRLKTFTETPEDVAAYGLLTDENGERAFRVTVTGTAKEGVVAGLSGVGDRDAALALKGLVLHADRAALPDLDDAEDFYHADLIGLVAETAEGQRVGRVRAIHDFGAGDVLDIKPARGSALMLPFTRETAPEVDVAGGRIVVVLPDEIEVIDTGEPEEPEGEAGDAG; this comes from the coding sequence ATGCCCGCAGGTAAAGTCGCCGTTGCCGTTGTCACGGGCGCCCATGGCGTGAAGGGGCGGGTGCGCCTGAAGACCTTCACCGAAACGCCGGAAGACGTCGCCGCCTATGGGCTGCTGACTGACGAGAACGGCGAACGTGCCTTCCGGGTGACCGTGACGGGGACCGCGAAGGAAGGCGTCGTCGCGGGACTTTCGGGCGTCGGCGATCGGGACGCGGCGCTGGCGCTGAAAGGTCTGGTGCTGCACGCCGACCGCGCCGCGTTGCCGGACCTGGACGACGCGGAGGACTTCTACCACGCCGACCTGATCGGCCTTGTCGCGGAGACGGCGGAAGGCCAGAGGGTCGGCCGGGTGCGGGCAATCCACGATTTCGGCGCCGGAGACGTGCTCGACATCAAGCCGGCCAGGGGCAGCGCGTTGATGCTGCCTTTCACCCGCGAGACGGCGCCCGAGGTGGATGTCGCCGGCGGCCGGATTGTCGTCGTCCTGCCCGACGAGATCGAGGTGATCGACACAGGCGAACCGGAGGAGCCGGAAGGCGAGGCCGGGGACGCGGGATGA
- a CDS encoding TetR/AcrR family transcriptional regulator has product MSAMRRAERRAAIRGFRRAQLLEAAQGVFMERGLDGATMRAIAETAGCAVGTLYLHFADKEAMYAALLEDSLDELAAHVRAAGETATDPEQRARTVLGGMYSYYAARPDELELGLYLFGGARRRGLGPEADRRLNAGLGKTIDLKIGALRAIAPGLDDGHVRAIVAGLLSETVGALILQATGRLRLLGADAGTIVARSVDQAIAETGA; this is encoded by the coding sequence ATGAGCGCGATGCGCCGGGCCGAACGGCGCGCCGCCATCCGCGGCTTCCGGCGCGCGCAGCTTCTCGAAGCGGCGCAAGGCGTCTTCATGGAACGCGGTCTCGATGGCGCGACCATGCGGGCCATCGCCGAGACAGCGGGTTGCGCCGTCGGCACACTCTATCTGCACTTCGCCGACAAGGAGGCCATGTACGCCGCCCTGCTGGAGGACAGCCTGGACGAGCTCGCCGCGCATGTGCGGGCGGCCGGCGAAACCGCCACGGATCCGGAACAGCGGGCCCGGACGGTGCTGGGCGGCATGTACAGTTACTACGCGGCGCGGCCGGACGAACTGGAACTCGGGCTCTACCTGTTCGGCGGCGCCCGGCGGCGCGGTCTCGGGCCGGAAGCCGACCGGCGGCTCAACGCCGGACTGGGAAAGACCATCGACCTGAAAATCGGCGCGCTGCGCGCCATCGCGCCCGGACTCGACGACGGTCACGTGCGCGCGATCGTCGCGGGCTTGCTCTCGGAAACAGTCGGCGCGCTGATCCTGCAGGCCACGGGCCGTCTCCGGCTGCTCGGAGCCGATGCCGGGACCATCGTCGCCCGAAGTGTCGATCAGGCCATCGCCGAAACCGGGGCCTGA
- the rplS gene encoding 50S ribosomal protein L19 has protein sequence MNLIDEINAAEIARVTEGKTIPVFQPGDTVRVNVRVTEGNRERVQAFEGVCIARRNRGLNSSFTVRKISYGEGVERIFPLYSPSIDSIDVVRRGKVRRAKLYYLRGRRGKSARIAERRVERAAKK, from the coding sequence ATGAACCTCATCGACGAGATCAACGCCGCGGAGATCGCGCGCGTTACCGAAGGCAAGACGATCCCGGTGTTCCAGCCCGGTGACACCGTGCGCGTGAACGTGCGCGTGACCGAAGGCAACCGCGAGCGCGTCCAGGCCTTCGAAGGCGTCTGCATCGCCCGGCGCAACCGGGGTCTGAATTCTTCCTTCACGGTCCGCAAGATTTCCTACGGAGAGGGCGTGGAGCGCATCTTCCCGCTCTATTCGCCGTCGATCGACAGCATCGACGTCGTGCGCCGCGGCAAGGTCCGCCGCGCGAAGCTCTATTACCTGCGTGGCCGCCGTGGCAAGTCGGCCCGCATCGCCGAGCGCCGCGTGGAACGCGCCGCGAAGAAGTAG
- a CDS encoding alpha/beta fold hydrolase, which yields MDNPFRQMVEMDLGEIERHWTMRTTQRTPVLLLHGSSGAGRSWKRVVERLEGVAPVAAPDLPGHGSSIPLEAPASERTRVAAVAMLSHLEAMTPPLTLVGHSYGGNVALHLAALAPERLAGLVLLEPVCFRALTLAGASAEFQAAERFFAAYVSVVESGAPDAIAAMVDYWFGKGVFDAMPPPARQHLNRAAAANARDVAASFADRIEAEALRRIACPVRLVAGAASPPVAGRILDALEQLLPDACRETIAGATHAMLDSHPVEVADLIARASGQAPVSAMA from the coding sequence ATGGATAATCCGTTCCGCCAGATGGTGGAGATGGATCTCGGTGAGATCGAAAGGCATTGGACAATGAGGACGACACAGCGGACACCAGTGCTGCTACTTCACGGCTCGTCGGGCGCCGGCCGTTCCTGGAAGCGGGTTGTTGAACGCCTGGAAGGGGTGGCGCCGGTCGCGGCGCCGGACCTGCCCGGCCACGGCAGCAGCATTCCGCTGGAGGCACCGGCGTCCGAACGCACACGCGTGGCAGCCGTCGCGATGCTCTCACACCTGGAGGCCATGACTCCGCCGCTCACCCTCGTTGGCCATTCCTATGGCGGCAATGTCGCGCTGCATCTTGCCGCGCTGGCGCCGGAACGTCTGGCGGGGCTTGTGCTGCTGGAACCGGTGTGTTTCAGGGCGCTCACGCTGGCCGGCGCCAGCGCGGAATTCCAGGCGGCTGAGCGGTTCTTCGCAGCCTATGTCTCCGTCGTGGAGTCCGGCGCGCCAGACGCAATCGCCGCCATGGTGGACTACTGGTTCGGAAAAGGTGTCTTCGACGCCATGCCACCGCCAGCGCGTCAGCATCTCAATAGAGCGGCGGCGGCCAATGCGCGCGACGTCGCCGCCAGTTTTGCCGACCGCATCGAAGCCGAGGCCTTGCGGCGCATCGCCTGTCCCGTCCGGTTGGTGGCGGGTGCCGCCAGCCCGCCGGTCGCAGGCCGAATTCTGGATGCGCTCGAGCAATTGCTGCCCGATGCATGCCGGGAAACGATCGCAGGTGCGACCCACGCCATGTTGGACAGCCATCCCGTCGAGGTGGCCGACCTGATCGCCAGAGCGTCGGGTCAGGCCCCGGTTTCGGCGATGGCCTGA
- the rpsP gene encoding 30S ribosomal protein S16: MAVKIRLSRGGAKKRPFYRIVVADARAMRDGGFIERIGHYDPMLPKDREDRVVIDLERAKHWLSVGAQPTDRISKFLEKEGVLEPKTRNNPQKAKPGTKAQERIDAARLKAEEAAQAKADAEAAPAEAEAPVEEAPVEEAPADETPAEEKAAES, encoded by the coding sequence ATGGCCGTGAAGATCAGGCTGTCCCGTGGCGGCGCCAAGAAGCGCCCCTTCTACCGTATCGTCGTCGCCGACGCCCGCGCCATGCGCGACGGCGGCTTCATCGAGCGCATCGGCCATTACGACCCGATGCTGCCCAAGGACCGCGAAGACCGCGTCGTCATCGACCTGGAGCGCGCGAAGCACTGGCTGTCCGTCGGCGCCCAGCCGACCGACCGCATCTCCAAGTTCCTGGAGAAGGAAGGTGTGCTGGAGCCCAAGACCCGCAACAACCCCCAGAAGGCCAAGCCCGGCACCAAGGCGCAGGAGCGCATCGACGCCGCGCGGCTGAAGGCGGAGGAAGCGGCCCAGGCCAAGGCCGACGCCGAGGCGGCGCCCGCCGAAGCGGAAGCCCCGGTCGAGGAAGCTCCGGTCGAGGAAGCTCCGGCCGACGAGACTCCGGCGGAGGAGAAAGCGGCCGAATCCTGA
- the flgH gene encoding flagellar basal body L-ring protein FlgH, producing the protein MTRMITRLGVLAIAAAALAACGTVDRVANIGKAPDLAAIEDPRKDENYRQVSLPMPRPEPVIHQANSLWRPGARAFFKDQRAAQIGDILTIVVAIQDEAQLNNSTTRNRTASEDADLTQFFGLQGNLPNFLPDAVDPTSLVSLGNTSAHNGTGTVDREETINLQVAALVVDVLPNGNLVIAGRQEVRVNYEVRDLRVSGVVRPQDITATNTIQHSQIAEARISYGGRGQLTDVQQPRYGQQLFDVLMPF; encoded by the coding sequence ATGACCCGAATGATCACCCGCCTCGGCGTTCTCGCCATCGCCGCCGCCGCCCTCGCCGCCTGCGGCACCGTCGACCGCGTCGCCAATATCGGCAAGGCGCCGGACCTGGCCGCGATCGAGGATCCGCGGAAGGACGAAAACTATCGTCAGGTCAGCCTGCCGATGCCGCGGCCGGAACCCGTCATCCACCAGGCCAACTCGCTCTGGCGTCCCGGCGCGCGCGCCTTCTTCAAGGACCAGCGGGCCGCCCAGATCGGCGACATCCTGACCATCGTCGTCGCGATCCAGGACGAGGCCCAGCTCAACAACTCGACCACGCGCAACCGCACCGCCTCCGAGGACGCGGACCTGACACAGTTCTTCGGCCTGCAGGGGAACCTGCCCAACTTCCTGCCCGACGCCGTCGACCCGACCAGCCTTGTCAGCCTGGGCAACACCAGCGCCCACAACGGCACCGGCACGGTGGACCGCGAGGAGACGATCAACCTGCAGGTCGCAGCCCTGGTGGTCGATGTCCTGCCGAACGGCAATCTGGTCATCGCCGGCCGCCAGGAGGTGCGGGTCAACTACGAGGTCCGCGACCTGCGCGTCTCCGGCGTGGTCCGCCCGCAGGACATCACCGCCACGAACACCATCCAGCACAGCCAGATCGCCGAGGCGCGCATTTCCTACGGCGGCCGCGGCCAGCTCACCGACGTGCAGCAGCCGCGCTACGGCCAGCAGCTCTTCGACGTGCTGATGCCGTTCTGA
- the dksA gene encoding RNA polymerase-binding protein DksA has product MGIQSSDGYRPSDDEPFMNPVQKEYFRKKLLRWRDDILRDSQETIKTMQSETERLADLADRASTETDRALELRTRDRQRKLIAKIDAALQRIEDDTYGYCEDTGDPISLNRLEARPIATLSVEAQERHERREKSYRDD; this is encoded by the coding sequence ATGGGGATCCAATCGAGTGACGGGTATCGGCCCAGCGATGACGAGCCGTTCATGAACCCCGTCCAGAAGGAATACTTCCGCAAGAAGCTTCTGCGCTGGCGGGACGACATCCTTCGGGACTCTCAGGAAACCATCAAGACCATGCAGTCGGAGACCGAGCGTCTCGCAGACCTCGCCGACCGCGCATCGACCGAAACCGACCGCGCACTGGAACTGCGGACCCGTGACCGGCAGCGCAAGCTGATCGCGAAGATCGACGCCGCGCTGCAGCGCATCGAAGACGACACCTACGGCTATTGCGAGGACACCGGCGACCCGATCAGCCTGAACCGGCTGGAAGCCCGTCCGATCGCGACCCTTTCCGTGGAAGCGCAGGAGCGCCATGAGCGGCGGGAGAAGTCGTACCGCGACGACTGA
- a CDS encoding flagellar basal body P-ring protein FlgI, whose product MFRTVLAAFIGTLAVLAATPSEASSVRLKDIVEFEGIRDNPLVGYGLVVGLQGTGDTLNNSPFTQQSLEAMLERLGVNTRDQNINTENVAAVMVTADLPAFGRQGSRIDVVVNSMGDAESLLGGTLLVTPLIGADGEVYAVAQGPIIVGGFSATGNAQTVTKNIPTVGRISNGGIVERETGFELVHMNQMRLSLRNPDLTTAMRVEEAINGQLGKRISKAVDPTTVVLAIPEDRRLDMVGLLAEIEQVRVETDQIARIVIDEKAGVIVMGRDVRVDEIAIAQGNLTVTVTETPQVSQPNAFAAQGNTETVDRTAIQIDEGEDRKLTVLEQGVSLQQLVDGLNALGVGPRDMISILQTIKAAGALQAEIEVM is encoded by the coding sequence ATGTTTCGCACCGTACTCGCCGCGTTCATCGGAACACTCGCCGTCCTCGCGGCCACGCCTTCGGAGGCGTCCTCGGTCCGGCTGAAGGACATCGTCGAGTTCGAAGGCATCCGCGACAATCCGCTGGTGGGCTACGGCCTGGTCGTCGGCCTGCAGGGCACGGGCGACACCCTGAACAACTCCCCCTTCACCCAGCAGAGCCTGGAGGCGATGCTGGAGCGGCTGGGCGTCAATACCCGCGACCAGAACATCAACACCGAGAACGTCGCCGCGGTGATGGTCACTGCCGACCTGCCGGCCTTCGGGCGGCAGGGCTCCCGCATCGACGTGGTGGTCAACTCCATGGGCGACGCCGAAAGCCTGCTTGGCGGCACGCTGCTGGTCACCCCGCTGATCGGCGCTGACGGCGAGGTCTATGCCGTGGCCCAGGGTCCGATCATCGTCGGCGGCTTCAGCGCCACCGGCAACGCCCAGACCGTGACCAAGAACATTCCCACCGTCGGGCGCATCTCCAATGGCGGCATCGTCGAGCGCGAGACCGGCTTCGAGCTGGTGCACATGAATCAGATGCGGCTCAGCCTGCGCAACCCGGACCTGACAACGGCCATGCGGGTCGAGGAGGCGATCAACGGCCAGTTGGGCAAGCGCATCTCCAAGGCCGTCGACCCGACCACCGTCGTGCTGGCGATTCCGGAGGACCGCCGCCTCGACATGGTCGGCCTGCTGGCCGAGATCGAACAGGTGCGCGTCGAAACCGACCAGATCGCCCGCATCGTCATCGACGAAAAGGCCGGCGTCATCGTCATGGGCCGCGACGTGCGGGTGGACGAGATCGCCATCGCCCAGGGCAATCTGACGGTCACCGTGACCGAGACGCCGCAGGTCAGCCAGCCCAACGCCTTCGCCGCGCAGGGCAACACGGAGACCGTGGACCGCACAGCCATCCAGATCGACGAGGGCGAGGACCGCAAGCTGACGGTGCTCGAGCAGGGCGTCAGCCTGCAGCAGCTCGTCGATGGTCTGAACGCCCTCGGCGTCGGACCGCGCGACATGATCTCCATCCTTCAGACCATCAAGGCCGCCGGCGCCCTGCAGGCGGAAATCGAGGTGATGTGA